In Saccharothrix violaceirubra, the following are encoded in one genomic region:
- a CDS encoding XRE family transcriptional regulator: protein MSGAIGPIVEAAVAADQERWRKQRSVLVRDLTALERRAVDRYAPAWRVPDTSVLAAPGWIPAEPIPLTEVVLDWRDVPPPVITGTEAELRAVLPLRSPGRAFSRYSAAFRYLAPPRLFENRPSYRLLDVGPGAGRLTFGSTMYFDVLDVSEALGHEFAVEPHGVLPFRSLVGDPFDLGRRAVGTSIGTLTIRRGDPPTFLMLYRDPTRVASGGGQYGVVPAGEFQPAGIASESLRADLDLWRNTVREYSEELLGEPEHDGTTGRPLDYDVWPFHRDLTTARDEGGLSAHLTGVVLNALTLHTTVCTVVVFEPEVFDRLFRDRVVDNSEGRVVEALAFDEPTVRRFLDREPQGATSAACLALAWAHRERLVG from the coding sequence GTGTCGGGTGCGATCGGTCCGATCGTGGAGGCGGCTGTGGCGGCCGACCAGGAACGGTGGCGGAAGCAGCGGTCAGTGCTGGTCCGCGACCTGACCGCGCTCGAACGGCGGGCCGTCGACCGCTACGCCCCGGCGTGGCGCGTGCCCGACACGTCGGTGCTCGCCGCGCCCGGTTGGATTCCTGCCGAGCCGATTCCGCTGACGGAGGTCGTGCTCGATTGGCGGGACGTTCCGCCGCCGGTGATCACGGGAACGGAAGCCGAGTTGCGGGCGGTCCTGCCGTTGCGCTCCCCCGGGCGCGCCTTCTCCAGGTACAGCGCCGCGTTCCGGTATCTGGCGCCGCCGCGTCTGTTCGAGAACCGGCCCTCCTATCGGCTGCTCGACGTCGGACCCGGCGCCGGGCGGCTGACGTTCGGTTCGACGATGTACTTCGACGTGCTCGACGTTTCGGAGGCGCTGGGCCACGAGTTCGCCGTCGAGCCGCACGGGGTGCTGCCGTTCCGTTCCCTGGTAGGCGACCCGTTCGACCTGGGGCGGCGTGCTGTCGGGACCTCGATCGGGACCCTGACGATTCGGCGCGGCGACCCGCCGACATTCCTCATGCTCTATCGCGATCCGACTCGGGTGGCGTCCGGTGGCGGGCAGTACGGGGTGGTACCGGCGGGTGAGTTCCAGCCGGCCGGGATCGCGTCGGAGAGCCTGCGGGCCGATCTCGATCTGTGGCGGAACACGGTCCGCGAGTACAGCGAGGAGCTGCTGGGCGAGCCCGAGCACGACGGGACCACCGGTCGTCCGCTCGACTACGACGTCTGGCCGTTCCACCGCGACCTCACCACCGCCCGGGACGAGGGCGGGCTGTCCGCGCACCTCACCGGCGTCGTCCTCAACGCGCTCACCCTGCACACCACGGTCTGCACGGTCGTCGTGTTCGAGCCCGAGGTGTTCGACCGGTTGTTCCGGGATCGGGTCGTCGACAACAGCGAAGGGCGGGTCGTCGAGGCGCTTGCGTTCGACGAGCCGACCGTTCGCCGCTTCTTGGACCGGGAGCCGCAGGGGGCGACCAGTGCGGCTTGTCTCGCGCTTGCCTGGGCGCATCGCGAGCGGCTGGTCGGCTGA
- a CDS encoding helix-turn-helix domain-containing protein, giving the protein MGKRQGLTRARKAAGFTQESFAEAMGVDRSAVVRWEAGSRSPHPHQRSRLSTLLGITMGELDQLLDVPLPAMPVVPAPMPEATVAADQERWREQRSVLIRDRTALAWRARALYDQAWHLPDAPVLALPGWIPVEPIPLTEVVLDWRDAPPPMITGTAAELRPVLPLRSPGRAFTRYSTAVRYLAPPRLFENRPSYRLLDVEPGARRLTFGAMTFFDKYDVSEALTHELAVAPVGEGWSALPFRSRLARPFDLDTRPVGTSIATLTIRRGDPPTFLMLHRDPARVASGGGQYGVVPAGEFQPAGIASESLRADLDLWRNTVREYSEELLGEPEHDGTTGRPLDYEVWPFHRDLTAARDSGGLSAQVLGVVLSAPGLNAAICTAVVFEPEVFDRLFRDRVADNAEGRVVEALAFDEPTVRRFLDREPLGATNAACLALAWAHRERLVG; this is encoded by the coding sequence ATGGGGAAGCGCCAGGGACTGACCCGCGCCCGGAAAGCGGCGGGGTTCACTCAGGAGTCGTTCGCGGAGGCGATGGGGGTCGACCGCTCGGCGGTGGTCCGTTGGGAGGCCGGGAGCCGCTCGCCGCACCCTCACCAGCGGAGCAGGCTCTCGACCCTGCTCGGCATCACGATGGGTGAACTCGACCAACTGCTGGACGTCCCGCTCCCCGCCATGCCGGTCGTTCCGGCGCCGATGCCGGAGGCGACTGTCGCGGCTGACCAGGAACGTTGGCGCGAGCAGCGGTCGGTGCTGATCCGCGACCGCACCGCACTCGCTTGGCGGGCCCGCGCGCTTTACGACCAGGCATGGCATCTGCCCGACGCGCCGGTGCTCGCGTTGCCCGGCTGGATTCCCGTCGAGCCGATTCCGCTGACAGAGGTCGTGCTCGACTGGCGGGACGCCCCGCCGCCGATGATCACCGGCACGGCGGCCGAACTCCGGCCGGTGCTGCCGCTGCGGTCCCCCGGACGTGCCTTCACCCGGTACAGCACCGCTGTCCGGTACCTGGCCCCTCCTCGCTTGTTCGAGAACCGGCCCTCCTACCGGCTGCTCGACGTCGAACCAGGAGCCCGTCGGCTGACGTTCGGCGCGATGACGTTCTTCGACAAGTACGACGTGTCAGAGGCGCTGACCCACGAACTCGCGGTCGCACCGGTCGGCGAGGGGTGGTCCGCTCTGCCGTTCCGTTCCCGATTGGCCCGGCCGTTCGACCTGGATACGAGGCCGGTCGGCACTTCGATCGCCACCCTCACCATTCGGCGCGGCGACCCGCCCACGTTCCTCATGCTCCACCGCGATCCGGCGCGGGTGGCGTCCGGTGGAGGTCAGTACGGGGTGGTGCCGGCGGGGGAGTTCCAGCCGGCGGGGATCGCGTCGGAGAGCTTGCGGGCCGATCTCGACCTGTGGCGGAACACGGTCCGGGAGTACAGCGAGGAGCTGCTGGGCGAGCCCGAGCACGACGGGACCACTGGTCGTCCGCTCGATTACGAGGTCTGGCCGTTCCACCGCGACCTGACCGCCGCCCGGGACTCGGGTGGACTGTCCGCGCAGGTCCTGGGGGTAGTGCTCAGTGCTCCGGGCCTCAACGCCGCGATCTGCACTGCCGTCGTGTTCGAACCCGAGGTGTTCGACCGGTTGTTCCGCGATCGGGTCGCGGACAACGCGGAGGGGCGGGTCGTCGAGGCGCTCGCGTTCGACGAGCCGACCGTTCGCCGCTTCCTCGATCGGGAGCCGTTGGGGGCGACCAATGCGGCCTGCTTGGCGCTCGCCTGGGCGCATCGGGAACGACTGGTCGGTTGA